From the Halichoerus grypus chromosome 3, mHalGry1.hap1.1, whole genome shotgun sequence genome, one window contains:
- the CT83 gene encoding kita-kyushu lung cancer antigen 1 produces the protein MSMLLLLLSGILFAFLFVFWKSRFQSSVGKMSSNSTSLALVRPTSSTGSTKSNTDKSLSVISLSRDILINSPHTITMLKRILVNLRISLEYKLAELEHFLVIKGLNGALVNWKSDRLRECNDSGGNH, from the coding sequence ATGAGCATGCTGTTGCTTCTACTGAGTGgcattctgtttgcttttctgtttgtcttctgGAAAAGCCGCTTTCAGAGCAGCGTTGGTAAAATGTCATCAAATTCGACTTCTCTTGCACTAGTAAGACCAACCTCTTCTACTGGGTCAACTAAGAGCAACACTGATAAGAGTCTTTCAGTCATCAGCCTCTCTCGGGATATCTTAATTAATTCCCCACACACCATAACCATGCTGAAGCGAATATTGGTAAACCTCAGGATCAGCTTGGAATACAAGCTGGCTGAACTGGAACATTTCCTAGTTATCAAGGGTTTAAATGGTGCATTAGTTAACTGGAAATCTGACAGGCTTAGAGAATGTAATGACAGTGGAGGCAATCATTAA